CTTAAAGGCGGGCATCAATGAGAGATGATAACGAGTTAGAATGGATAGGGTTTTTTTCGCTATTAAGCTAACTTGGTGCGTTTAGAATTATTAGCACCGATGAAAAGGTTTTTAAAATCGCTTGACATGGGTTATCCTTTAAAATCAACCATCATAACCAACGCGTCTCACGCCAATCACTTAGAAGAGTCTTGTTTGTTGATAGAAATATCTAGCTTGTTGAAAGGGATTTCAATGTGGTTAGCGTCTAGGGCGTTTTTGATGCGTTCAATGAGTTCGCTCCTCACATTAAAGATCCCATCTTCAATCTTTGCCCAAACCCTAATGGTGAAATTCAGCGAACTTTGTCCAAAATCCGTGATCCCAATAAAAGTGGGCATGTTTTTATCAATTTTTTCCATTGAGTCAATAACATCTTTTATAGTCTTATGCACCAGTTCAATATCGCTCTCATACCCTACCCCACAAACCCATTCAATGCGCCGACACGCCGTATTATTGCTATTAATAATATTAGAATTGGCGACACTTCTATTGGGTAAAACCGCCAAACGTCCGTCATGCAAGCGTAAAGAAGTGTTAAAAAAATTAAGTGCTTCTACTTTGCCCTCTAGACCAGAGATTTCAATGATGTCTCCTTTTTTGAACGGGTGCAAGATGATAAGGATTATCCCTCCGGCAATGCTTGAAAGGTAATCTTTTAAAGCCAACGCCACAGCGATCCCCACCGTTCCTAAAACAGTGATAATGGAGGTGGTTTGCACGCCTAGCGTGCTGAGCGCGATGATTGTAGTAATGATAAGGATTAAGATAAAAGTAACCTGCGCGACAAAATTCGCCAAAATCTCATCCTTTTTGGATAAAAGTTTCATGGTTTTGTTCCGTAAGAAAAACGAAAAATAAAAACCTATACAAAAGACAATGACAGCCTTGATTAAGATTATCCCAAAATGCTTTGCCTGCGGGAAAAAATCCACTAACAGCGTTTTAATCTCATCCATAAATCTTTCCTTGCAAATCACAAAATCGCTAAAAGAGACAAGATAACTTACCCTTATGTAGCTAATTTTGACATGTTAGCATGTTTAGGACTAACCTTATTACCACAACTCAAACGCTCAATCCAGTATTAGCGATAAATTCAGTGGCTTTTAAGATGCTGTCTAATGAAAAAGGGTTTTTGAGTGTTGAACCTAGAGATTACTTTACGCACACCCCCTACTTGATGGCTACCACTTACTATATGGCAATGGTTTTTCCCTAGCTTGGCTTTAATGGATTTTATCGTTACTCTATCAACAGATACCGCTCTATAAGATTTTCGCATAAAGGCTATGGTGTGTTTAAAAGTCTCTGAGTAATTCTTTAAGAATTTAGGGGAGTTGGGGCTTTCTCAATTTTGGTCAATATTGATGTGGTTAGCAATCTTAATTTTTTGACCCCTTTTATAAGGCTTATAGCCTTCACCCTTCCTTTTTCTCAAAGAATGCGGATTTTAAAGGGTAGTGAAATACAACCACGCTTCAGAGCTGTTGCTAGTAGAATACACCACGCTATCTTGTTCGTATTGGTATCCTAACTCTCTAACAATTGTCAATAAATCCGCACCTAATGCGTAGATAAGAAAGCTAGGTTCTTTACTGCCTTGATAAACGCCATTGACTTTAATATAACCGATTTTTGGGTATAGCTTTTTAATATCAGCTTCTCATTCCTTGTTTCTTTGGACATTCTCTGCATCGCTCATTAGGTATTTAGAAAGGATAGTACCAACAGACCCACTTATAATAATCCACAATCATATCAGCGGCGGTATCAAACCCGTAATCTTGCCATAAGCTCAACTTAAACTCTCTGTTAGCTGAAAGACAACCACACTTATATAGGTGTTTATACAACCTAGGAAAGGAGCGGTTATGCTGTATTTTTCTTTTTTAGTCAGCTCATCAAACGCCTTTAAGTTAGGGTTATTCATAGCTTCACTTAAAGTCGTTTTTAAAGTCGGTTTGATTTTGTAAGTTTTCATAGCATTGATGAGACTTTGACTGACTTTATCGCTTGTAATGTTGAAATTTTTCATGGGTTAGTTCCTAGAACGCTATCCAACCTGAACGCCTTTTTCATATCCACATAACCGGAAAGTGCCTATTACCCCACCCGTTGTGCTAGTTTTCATTCTATTAGCGTCAAGTTTGGCTTTTAAACTCTGTAAGGTGTTTTCGGCTATTTGTGTGGGTTTATAGAAAAAGAACTTCTTTCCGTGTATTTTTGAATAAGCACTTTGGAATGATTTAGTGCTAGGGTTCATATCTTTACCAAAACTGACAAGCTCTGATTTTCCTATTAACTGACCGAATTTACATTTCCTGTGTATTTTGCCAGAGAAGCCATAAGCCTCAACCCCATCAAGGTTTGGTGTGGTGCAAATAAGACTAAATCTAGCATAAACCTTACCGCTTTCTTCTGTTATCTTAGGACACCACGCAATGCTGTCTTGCTCGAATTTGTTTCCTAATTTGATGAGTTCTGCTCTTAAATCAAAGCGATGGTCTTTGAGCGTATAGACAAAAAAGAAACTTCATTACTAGGAATATCGCTAGCTTTTTCTTGGCAAGAACCTTGAATAGTAATAAATCCCACTTCAGGGTATAACGCTCTTAAGAGAGACTTGAGGTGTTTAGTCCGCTTCATATTGGTTTCTCTAGTATAATTCCCCATGAATACTGAAACAATTCCGCATTGACCCTCTATCATATGTTCATAAACCCTAGATAGACCCGCAGCGCTCAAGTCAGCCCTTTCTGCTTCTGTGAAAGCTATTGTTCTTTTTAAGTTAGGGTTACTCGCTCTCAATTTAGCGAATTTTTCAGCCGTCCCATAATGATTAATTCAGGTTCAGTGCCATTCTTTAACTCTGACTTTTTAACATTTTAAAACCACTAGACATTGACTACCTTTTCAAATTTATTTATTATAGTTGTTATCTTACACTAATTATATAGGGATAAAAACCCAAGAAACTAAAAATAGTGATACTATATAAAACAAAGTAAAACATACCAATGCGTGTTATCAAACCATTAAAAACAATAAAAAAAACTTAAACAAAATAAGCAAGCAAAAACCTTTAAATAAAACAATAAAACCCCAAAAAAACCTAAACTAAAAAATTTAAAAACAAAAGAAATAAAAAAGCAACAGAAAAATAAAGCACTAAAATATAATCAATAATAAAATTAAATAAAAAGCAAGATTGAAAAACATTTCCCTATCCCTGCACCGACCTACATTCCCACTCTTGAAAAGAGCAGTATTATCAGCGATGAAGAGCTTGACTTCCAGGTTCGGAATGGTTAACTGGGTAGTTCCTCTTCTCTAAAGGCACAAGGAAAAGGGAGCTAAAGATAAAACACATTTACCCTTAACTCCCCTTTCTCTTTATAGGGAGCTGTTTTTTAACAAAGAAGATCGTTAATAGCCTTTAACTTTAAACCATTGAGATGGTATCTCATTCCTCATTAAAGTTCAATCCTATAAAAGTCTTTATAAAACTCCAACTCTCTTACACTCAGTAAGGCAGTGGTAACTTATTCGCGCTCTATTGTCGTTATCTTATACAAAAAGCAAAAAACAAGCCAAACGCTCTATTAGTAGTAGTCAGCTAAACGCATTACTGCACTTACACATCTACCCTATCAAGCACATAGTCTTTGTGCGAGCTTCAGGGAAAGTTCATCTTGGAGTTGGCTTCCTGCTTAGATGCTTTCAGCAGTTATCACATCCGTGTGTAGCTACCCAGCGATGCTCTTGGCAGAACAACTGGTGCACCAGTGACACGTCCATCCCGGTCCTCTCGTACTAGGGACAGCTCTCCTCAACTTTCCTACGCCCACGGCAGATAGGGACCGAACTGTCTCACGACGTTCTGAACCCAGCTCGCGTACCGCTTTAAATGGCGAACAGCCATACCCTTGGGACCTGCTCCAGCCCCAGGATGCGATGAGCCGACATCGAGGTGCCAAACCTCCCCGTCGATGTGAGCTCTTGGGGGAGATCAGCCTGTTATCCCCGGGGTACCTTTTATCCTTTGAGCGATGGCCCTTCCACACAGAACCACCGGATCACTATGACCGACTTTCGTCTCTGCTTGACTTGTATGTCTTACAGTCAGGCTGGCTTGTGCCATTACACTCAACTTGCGATTTCCAACCGCAATGAGCCAACCTTTGCAAGCCTCCGTTACTTTTTAGGAGGCGACCGCCCCAGTCAAACTACCCACCAAGCATTGTCCTGCCTGTGGATAACACAGGCCAGTTAGCTAACAGAAACATCAAGGGTGGTATCTCAAGGATGGCTCCATAAGAGCCAAAGCCCTTACTTCAAAGCCTCCCACCTATCCTGCGCATGATATTCCCATTAGCAGTGCTAAGTTGTAGTAAAGGTCCACGGGGTCTTTCCGTCTTGCCGCGGGTAGGAGGAATTTTCACCTCCACTACAATTTCACTGAATCTCTGGTTGAGACAGCTCCCATCTCGTTACGCCATTCATGCAGGTCGGTATTTAACCGACAAGGAATTTCGCTACCTTAGGACCGTTATAGTTACGGCCGCCGTTTACTCGGGCTTCAATTCAACGCTTCATCTTGCGACTGACGCATCCTCTTAACCTTCGAGCACCGGGCAGGCGTCACACCTTATACTTCCTCTTACGAGTTGGCAAAGTGCTGTGTTTTTGGTAAACAGTCGGGAGGGACTCTTTGCTGAGACCACATCGCTGTGGCACACCTTATCGCGAACTTACGGTGCTAGTTTGCAGAGTTCCTTAACCAGAGTTCTTTCACGCGCCTTAGAATACTCATCTCATCTACCTGTGTCGGTTTGCGGTACGGACGACTATGGATATGCTTAGAGGCTTTTCTTGGCACGACGGTATCAGCGATTCTCCCTTTGTCCTAAAAGGACTCAAAGAGCCTGTTTGGGTTTCAAATACAGAGGTGGATTTGCCTTCCCTCCAATCTACACCCTTAGACTAGCGCTTCCATCAGCTAGCTCGCTTAACCCTATGCGTCCCCCCATCACGCTCCATAGTCGGTATTGGAATATTAACCAATTTGCCATCACCTACCCCTTTCGGACTCGGCTTAGGACCCGACTAACCCTACGATGACGACCATCGCGTAGGAAACCTTAGATTTACGGCGGATACAATTCTCATATATCTTATCGTTACTCATTCCTGCATGCTCACTTCATACCGCTCCAGCACTCCTTACCGGTATACCTTCAACGCTGGTATGAACGCTCTTCTACCACTGTGTCAAACACAATCTACAAATTCGGTGTCTATCTTAGCCCCGTTATATTTTCAGCGCATGACCACTAGACCAGTGAGCTGTTACGCTTTCTTTAAAGGATGGCTGCTTCTAAGCCAACCTCCTGGTTGTTTGAGTAGCCACACATCTTTTTCCACTCAGAATAGAACTTAGGGACCTTATTTGGTAGTCTGGGTTGTTCCCCTTTTGACGATTGATTTTATCACCCACCGCCTGACTCCCAAGATACGATAAAAGGTATTCGAAGTTTGATAGGGTTTGGTACCGCGGCGAGCAGCCCTAGCCCAATCAGAGCTCTACCCCCTTTTATTATCACTTGAGGCTATACCTAAATATATTTCGAAGAGAACCAGCTATCACTAAGTTTGTTTGGCCTTTCACCCCTATCCACAGCTCATCCCAACCCGTTTCAATGGGTACGAGTTCAGTCCTCCACGCGCTATTACACGCGTTTCAACTTGGCCATGGATAGATCACTTAGCTTCGGGTCTGCAGCATCTGACTTGATCGCCCTATTAAGACTCGCTTTCGCTACGGCTTCGCATTCGCTTAACCTTGCCAGATACCACAACTCGCAGGATCATTATGCAAAAGGCAGTCCATCACCCTGATAAATCATAGGGCTCTGAATGATTGTAAGCAGATGGTTTCAGGTTCTATTTCACTCCGCTCACTGCGGTTCTTTTCACCTTTCCCTCACGGTACTTGTTCGCTATCGCTCAAAGAGTAGTATTTAGGGTTGGAGAGTGGTCTCCCCGGCTTCAACCTGGATTTCTCGTGTCCTGGCCTACTCTGGATCCTGCTACCTAAAAACGCCTTGTCGCATACAAGGCTATCACTTTCTATGGCTTACCTTTCCAGGTAACTCTGCTAAAGCGTTCTCTTGGACGTTGCAGTCCTCAACCCCGAATGCAAGCACTCGGTTTGCCCTTTTCCCCGTTCGCTCGCCACTACTTAGGGAATCTCGTTGATTTCTTTTCCTCTAGTTACTGAGATGTTTCACTTCACTAGGTTCGCTCTCTATAATTAGAGTAACTAATATCTCTATTAGTTGGGTTGCCCCATTCGGACATCTACGCATCAAAGCTCCTTGACAGCTCCGCATAGCTTATCGCAGTCTAGTACGTCCTTCATCGCCTCTCTTTGGCAAGGCATCCGCCATCTGCTCTTAAAAGCTTGTTTTAAATTTTAAAATATCCTTTAAAACCCGCCCTTTTATAATGAATAACGACAATTGCACGAATATTCTTCAGCGCTACCACTGCCTTAATGAATATAAGACAGAGTTATTGTAGTTTTACTTTACTTTTACATAGGCTATTAACAATGTTAAATCAAATAACTTCGTTTTTCTTTAAAAACTTGCTATAATCACTCTCAAATATTAAACCCTTTAAGAAGACTAAAAATGCTTGATCCCTAATCTTTTTTAATCGCCAAGTTTAATCAGCTGGTGGGCTTTTATATTTTTATATTTTATAATTAAAGCCTTTAGCTTTTATAACTTGCTTGAGTTTGAATTAAAGAACTTTTTAAAGCTTGTCTTTAAAAACGAAATGTAATTATAGACATCTAATGCTTAAAGTTTGCTTAAAGTTTTTGGAATGTGAAAGAAAATTTAGAGTTTGAAAGAAATTTTAGAGTTTGAAAGAAATTTTAGAGTTTGAAAGAAAATTGAGAGTTGGAAAGGAATTTTAGAGTTTGGAAGGAATGGATAAAAGTTATTGGAAATGATTGGGGAGTGATTGGAATTAGGGGGTAGCAAAATAAAGCTTTAAGATAAAAACACATTATTATAAAATAAGATAAAAACACATCATCATTAAATCAAATCAAACACATCATAAAATTAAATAAAATGCATCATTAAAAAATAAAACATATCATTATAATAAGATAAAGACACATCATTATTAAATAAAACACATCGTTATAATAAGATAAAATGCATCATTAAAAAATAAAAACGCATCATTAACCATTGATTAAATACCACTAGATACAACACTCCAAGTCATCTTTTTTTCAAAAAAGGGGTAGAAATGGCATTCAATCATTCAATCATTCAATCATTCAATCATTCAATCATTCAATCATTCAATCATTCAATCATTCAATCATTCAATCATTCTGTCAAGCAATCAAGCAACGCTACCATACTTTTATCGCTTTTACCAAAACCGATTTAAAAATCCCCTATTTTTTATTATTCCCCCTTTCATTAACCCTTTTATTCCCCCTTTCATTAACCCGCACCGCAATCTTTTTAAAAAATTTGATTCCATAAGCCCCATTTTTAAACCAGTGGGGCTTACAGAGTTAAATTCAAAGGAGAAGACGATGACTCAGTTAGAAGATTTAAAAGTGCATGAAAAATATAATTTGTTGTTGTGCTTGTTTAAAAGTGGATACTACAATGATCCGGAAAATAGGGCAGAAAATAAGCCTTTTAAACAAGCTTGTGAGGAATGCACTTTGACTTTTTTTCGCCCAAGAATGGACAAAGTAGCTGAACATAAAGATTTTGAGAAAGTGCGTCAAGCAGATTATGCTGTTGCTATTGTGTATGAGAAATCAAATATTGAAGGGGTTAAAATCCAACGCAGTGTTTTTGCTCTAAAAATTGATCACTTTGAAGTTGATGATGGGGGATCGTTAGTGATTTATGGTGTTTGCGCTCAAAAAGGGAGCCAAGAATACGAAGAATTAGTCAATAAAAACGCATGGTGTCTTACAAATTCCCCACGACTTAACAATTCAATGAAATTGATTAAGAGAAAGAGTTAAGGGGTTATGGGTTTTTACCCATAAACTTATGAAAGGATTTTGATGGAATTGTTAAATTTAGACGGAGTGGTTGAAAAAGGCGTGTTTGAAATCCCCAGCTATCAAAGGGGGTATGCATGGCAAGAAAGGCAATTAAAGGATTTTTGGAACGATTTAGAGCATGTGTCCAAACTGGGAGATAAATTCCATTACATGCACAGCTTAACCTTAAGAGGGCTTGAAAATGAGCTTGAAGATAGCGCTTTTGAAATCATAGACGGCCAGCAACGATTGGCTACAAGCCTGATTTTATTAGACCTTTTAGCCAAAACCACCCAAAACAAAGACCCAAAGTATTCTTCAATGAATCTCGAACCCGTTCTGTCCTATAAGTATTATGGTTTAAATGAAGCTTTTAGGGCGATCATGGAAGAAGAAAAAGATTTAGAAAGGTTTCAAACTTCTTTTTACGCTAAAAATTTGATTGACGCTCATGCGTTTTTTAAAGAAAAAATCAGCGAGACGCCTGTTGGAACGCTTGAAAAAATGTTTGATGCCCTTATAAAGAAAATGCTTTTTAGCGTAGTGGAATTGAATGATAACCGAATCGATCCGTTCAGCTCTTTTGAAACAATCAACAATCGTGGCAAGGATCTATCCACTTTAGAATTGTTAAAAAACCGCTTGCATTTTGTAGCGCACAAGATTTGTAATGGACAAAAATTAGAAACGCTTCAAAAAGAAATCAATGACACCTACACGATCATTTATTACGATTTGAGATCCTTTGAAGATGATAATTTAGAGAGGTTTTTAAAGCATTTTGTGGCGTATTATTATGGCGAGAAAGGGGATTTTAAAAAGAGATTATTGGAAATGGAGTTTAACGCTCATAAAAGATACCACTCATCATATGATGAATATGAAAAAATAAATGATTTGTTACTTTATCTTTCTTATTCTTCTAATGTTTGGTATTTCTTGCACACGCTTGATGATGAAGAGCTTAGGATTGAAATCACGCCTAAAATGCGCGGCTTACTAGACAAAATGCGGCGCTTAAACGCTTTGAGCGAAAACGCTTTTCTGCCCTTATTGCTCTCTCTTTTAACCATACAGCTTGCTGTAAGAAGTGGCGATGAACGGCATTATACCACCAAAGAGTTGGAAGACCTATTAGAATATTTAGAGCGTTTTGGGTTTTTAATCTATGGGGTTGCTGGCAAGAATACGGCTAAAAATGAATGGATTGGATTAGCCTTCAAAGCGATTCAAGCGTGTAGATTTTAGGAAGATAAAATAACCATTGAAGATCTTCCAACGCTAGAAAAGAATTTTTTCAAGGGAAAGCATAGCGGCTTGGAATTGCTTGAAGAGAGTATCCATTCTAAAAAGAATACTGAAAAATGGTATCGGTGGGACAAGGCGCTGAATTACTTGCTGTATGAATACGAGTTGCACCATAACCCTGAAACGACTCTGAATTTTGATAGCAGTATAGAAAGCATTGAGCATATCCTGCCCCAAAAACCCGATCAAGGCTATAGCGCTAAAGAAAAAAGTTGGGCTAAAAATCCCCATGTCGTGCATGCTTTAGGGAACTTGCTCTTAATCCCTAAAAACGCTAACAGCTCTTTAAGCAACAAGCCTTTTGAGGAAAAAAGAAAGGCATACCTTAAAGGCTCTTATAGTGAAAAAGAAGTGGCTAAAAACGCTTCTTTTGGAGTCGCGCAAATCAAAGAAAGAAGCGAAAAATTATTAGACTTTTTGATCGCGCGTTATCGTATCGCTGAATTGGTGGGTGAAAGCGCCATTAAAGCTTTTAAAAACGCTCTTTTGAAAGACATTGAATGATGCGATTGTTCAAAAATAAAGGGTCTATTTTTAGCGCTTCACACCACAACAAGGAGGAATAAGCCATGCCAAAAAGATAAAAACCACCAAAAAACATTGAACGACCGATTATAGCGGGATTTAAAACAAATTTTACCAAGGAGTATTTTATAGGTTTTCAAAACGAAAATCAGTTAAAAGTAGGGGCGTTAGTCAAAGCCACGATCAACGACAAAGTGGTGGAGGCTAAAGTCATTAGCATTGGGTTCAATCGTGTAACCTTAAGGAGCGAAAAAGGCAACGAAGCCGCATACGCTTTCAATAGCGACAAATTCTTAAAGTGGTTCAATAAAGTTCCATTGACCGAGCATATGAGACTTCACGCTAAAAATGAAAAAAGCGCTGATGATTTGTTGAAAGGGATTAAAGTGGTAACTAGCGGACCGAGTGTCAAGGATAGGACTTCTACTCCTAAAGAGCCTAAAGAAAAAGAGGACAAGTATAAACTCTCTTTCGGGTTTGAGGAAAAAAGCGAGTCTAGTTTCTCGGTGGTAGCTAAAGACTATTTCCTTACTGATAGAAAAAGCAGGATTGGTGCGTTATTGACCCCTATGTTTTATCAAGGAAAAGGACATCAAGCTTCTGCTATCATTCTTACCGCTTTATCGTGTGCGGAGGGCTTAAATAAGCATAGCGACCTTGAGTAGGCTAAAATGCTTGAAAATCGTAATGTTGAAAATTGTTATTACGACACTTTTGATAATATGAATTTAGGCAATTTGACACTCTTTTGTAAGCTTATTAAGTTGTATGCGAGAGGTGATGAGGAGGCACAAGATTTAGGAGGTATTTGGGCTGAAATGTTACCTACTAATAAAGAGGAGGCGTTGTTTATCGCTCAACTCTTATGCGATGGTGGTATCAATAAGTATGATTTAAGTTGTGCGGGCTTAACTCCTAACTTATTAGCCGATAATCTTTGGTCTTATGGACTACGAGATGAGGACTATGATGATGAGGGTAATGTTATCGAGCCTGAAAATGAAAACGAGAGCGAGGCTAAAAATTTAGAAAACTAACCCCCCCTTACTCTCTTGTGAGGGGTCTCCTTTTTTTAATCTCTCTTTTAATTCTTCTTGTATCTTTATTTTTCAAATGTTGCTTGGCGTTTCTTGTATCTTTATTTTAGCTATAATCCATTTATAGCGTTCTTTTAAGAAATCGTGCGCAAATACCCGTTTTCGCTCAGCATGACATACAAGCGCCCCATGATTTCTTTCTTTTCTTCCATGTCCAGTTGGTTGTTGTCTTCAATTTTTTGTTTTAAAAGGCGCTCGATCTCTTTGGTGTCATAGTCTAAATCGTCTAGCACATCTAAAATCGTTTGGGCTTCGCAAATATCTTCCACTTCATAATCGCCTTTTTCATCAAAAACCACACTAAATTCCGTAGGGTGTGTGAATAAATTGTGTTTCATGCCTAAAACTTCTTGATACGCTCCCACTAAAAAGAACGCTAAAAAGTATTCTTCTTCATCTATGTCTATATCATGCAAAAACAAGGGTTTGGTGGAATCAAAAGCGATTTCCCCATCGCTATCGCAAGTAATATCCCACAAGCTCGCGCTCCTGGTGGGCTTTTCGTCTAATTTATTCAAGGGCATGACCGGGAAATTCTGCTTCAAGCCCCAATAATCCGGCAAGCTTTGGAAAAACGAGCAATTCAATAAATAGCGCTCTTGGACCTGCTCTTGAATGCGTAAAATATCGTTATGATCCTTAACATAAAGCAATTGCACCGCTTTTTTGACGATCAAATGGGCTAAAACTTCAGTGTTGCTCCTGTCAATCAAATCAATATAGCCTAGATCAAAAAGCGTGAATAGCGACTCGGTGTGATCAAAACTATCATGCAAGTATTCAATGGCGTTTTTTTCATTGATATTAGCGAGCAAGTCTAGCATTTCATCAATCAAGGGGGGGTTATTACTTTCTTTGATTTTTAGGGATTTTTCATTGTATTCA
This is a stretch of genomic DNA from Helicobacter pylori. It encodes these proteins:
- a CDS encoding mechanosensitive ion channel family protein; this translates as MDEIKTLLVDFFPQAKHFGIILIKAVIVFCIGFYFSFFLRNKTMKLLSKKDEILANFVAQVTFILILIITTIIALSTLGVQTTSIITVLGTVGIAVALALKDYLSSIAGGIILIILHPFKKGDIIEISGLEGKVEALNFFNTSLRLHDGRLAVLPNRSVANSNIINSNNTACRRIEWVCGVGYESDIELVHKTIKDVIDSMEKIDKNMPTFIGITDFGQSSLNFTIRVWAKIEDGIFNVRSELIERIKNALDANHIEIPFNKLDISINKQDSSK